One Oryzomonas sagensis genomic region harbors:
- a CDS encoding DUF6988 family protein, with translation MVTPERIREAGEFVEWLRQSIHEQQLPSNNRVRAAAPCYAIAQDHHHSIVLLIENRLYASSFALIRLEFEAYIRGLWLSQCATDVRVDRFISGKKCKFLETNSLISDIEKNYKENEKTLSKIKKQGWDSMCAYTHTGGIHVQRWNTSEAIEPNYSKEEVEEVLNFSEMFGALATIGIAELGGLENIARKVFEKIESMSVN, from the coding sequence ATGGTCACACCTGAGCGCATCCGAGAAGCTGGTGAATTTGTTGAATGGTTACGTCAATCCATTCATGAACAGCAACTACCTTCAAACAACCGAGTTAGAGCCGCCGCCCCATGCTATGCCATTGCTCAAGACCACCATCACTCAATAGTTCTCCTCATTGAAAATAGACTTTACGCCTCTAGCTTTGCGCTCATCCGCCTTGAATTTGAAGCATATATCCGTGGCCTCTGGCTTTCGCAATGTGCAACAGACGTGAGAGTTGATAGATTTATATCGGGCAAAAAATGCAAATTTCTAGAAACCAATAGTCTGATTTCCGACATTGAGAAAAATTATAAAGAGAACGAGAAAACGCTATCTAAAATAAAAAAACAAGGATGGGACTCTATGTGTGCTTACACCCACACCGGAGGCATCCACGTACAACGCTGGAACACAAGTGAAGCAATAGAACCAAATTACTCTAAAGAAGAGGTCGAGGAGGTTCTAAATTTTTCAGAAATGTTCGGAGCGTTGGCAACTATAGGAATTGCCGAGTTAGGTGGCCTTGAAAATATTGCACGCAAAGTTTTTGAAAAAATAGAAAGCATGTCCGTAAATTAA
- a CDS encoding DUF2726 domain-containing protein produces MARNDSFFETLIKTPWWVSATLLVFGNIVIRTAIPAWFSGGRTPGPLGTAMQGAAAQAAPTIANYFSMVIICAMIFSLIREWFLHRGTSKNYDLPYKSREILFTPAELNFLNTLQQSLNKNYQIYGKVRLCDIIEPKNNLDSRTQQKAFNRISSKHVDFVICNARSLAIEMVIELDDRTHEQKARRARDEFLDAALEAANVPIARFPVKRAYTLRELQTKLGNFVISTQAPVEEEAVNVAGSKPVKVKPAPSSDLERCSACGSEMKVREKKSGDEAGKKFWVCTRYPECRNVGPYVEPKWF; encoded by the coding sequence ATGGCGAGAAATGACAGTTTTTTTGAGACATTGATAAAAACGCCTTGGTGGGTAAGCGCAACACTTCTGGTGTTTGGGAATATAGTAATACGTACCGCCATTCCCGCGTGGTTTTCAGGGGGCAGGACCCCGGGGCCGTTAGGAACGGCGATGCAAGGTGCGGCAGCACAAGCAGCGCCCACTATTGCAAATTATTTTTCAATGGTGATTATATGTGCAATGATTTTCTCGTTGATTCGAGAATGGTTTTTGCACCGGGGAACATCCAAAAATTACGACCTGCCGTACAAGAGCCGAGAAATCCTCTTTACCCCTGCCGAATTGAATTTCCTGAATACCTTGCAACAATCACTGAACAAGAATTACCAGATTTACGGCAAGGTGCGCTTATGCGACATCATTGAGCCAAAGAATAATCTGGACAGCAGAACGCAACAGAAGGCCTTTAACAGGATCAGCAGCAAGCATGTGGATTTTGTGATCTGTAATGCTCGGAGCCTTGCCATTGAAATGGTCATTGAGCTTGATGACCGTACCCATGAGCAAAAGGCTCGGAGAGCAAGAGATGAGTTTTTGGACGCAGCGCTGGAAGCGGCAAATGTTCCGATAGCACGGTTTCCGGTTAAGCGGGCATATACCTTGCGGGAGCTTCAAACCAAACTGGGGAATTTTGTCATTTCAACGCAAGCGCCGGTCGAGGAAGAAGCTGTAAATGTAGCAGGGTCTAAGCCAGTGAAGGTAAAACCGGCACCGTCGAGTGATCTTGAAAGATGTTCCGCGTGTGGAAGCGAAATGAAGGTGAGGGAGAAGAAGTCAGGAGATGAGGCAGGAAAGAAATTTTGGGTGTGTACCCGGTATCCTGAATGCAGGAATGTTGGACCATATGTGGAGCCAAAATGGTTTTAA